The Anaerohalosphaeraceae bacterium DNA segment TGAATTGGACTGGGTTCAGGCCTGCAAGGAAGGCCGGCAGCCCAGTGCCAGTTTTGATTATTCAGGACCCTTTACGGAAATGGTTCTGATGGGCAATCTGGCCCTGTTCTATCCCGGGCAGAAACTGCTGTGGGACGGCGAGGCCATGCGGGTAACCAATGTGGAAGAAGCCAATCAATATGTCCGTCAGCCCTATCGGGACGGATGGAAACTGGAGGCATAAAAAATGATGCGAACCATTCTCTTGTCGGCGGTCGTAATTATGTTCAGTTTGACGGCCCAATTGCGTTCGATGGTGATTCCGGCGGATGTCTATGAGGGCTGGCGTTTTGGAATGCAGGCCTGGACGATGAAGGATAAGACGCTTTTTGAAACGATTGACCAGGCGGCTGCCCTGGGACTGCGATGGCTGGAGGCCTTTCCCGGACAGCGAATCAGCCCGGAGATTTCCGACGGATTCGGCCCGGAGATTTCTGCGGAACTGCGGGGAAAGGTTCTTGAAAAACTGCAGCGAACCGGAATTCAGATCAAAACCTTCGGGGTGTACGGCTTTCCAAGTGAAGAGGCCCAAATGCGGAAAACCTTTGAATTTGCCAAAGCAATGGGGATTGAAGTGATCCTCTCTGAGCCCTCTCTGGATCAGTTTGACCTGCTGGACCGGCTGGCTCAGGAATATCAGATTCGCGTGGCAATTCACAATCATCCCCAGCCGACCCGTTATTGGAATCCGGAGATTGTTTATGCGATTTGCAAAGACCGCAGCGACTGGATAGGTGCGGCTCCGGATATCGGTCATTGGGTGCGAAGCGGAATCGACCCGGTTGAGTGGCTTCAGAAGCTGAGCGGGCAAATCTATAATGTGCATCTGAAGGAAATCGACGAGGGCAAAGATTTGATTTGGGGACAGGGCAAAAACCGCATCGGGGCTGCTTTGGTCCAGCTGCACAAGCAGGGTTATCAGGGCCCGCTTATTTTGGAATACGAAAATCACTGGGATGAAGATTATGTTCCCCAGCTGCGTCAGTGCATCGCTTTCTATACGCAGGAGGCCGTGCGTCTGGCTTCCGAACGATGGCCGAGTCTTTTGAAGGATGATTTGAGCAATGCGGTTTTGAATCCCGGCAGCTGGACGTATCAGAACGGTGTGCTAAGCCGCAAGGGAAAAGGGGATATCTGGACGCAGGGCAAATACAAAGATTTTATTCTCGATTTTGATTTCAAAGTCGAAAAAAATACGAACAGCGGCGTCTTTCTGCGGGCGGCGGAGCGCACCTGGCTGCCGTGGATCGAGGTGCAGATTATGGATTCGTACGGCAAACCGGTGGACCGGCGGGAAACCTGCGGGGCGATTTATGACATTCTCGCTCCGCAAAACAATCCGGTCAATCCGGCCGGCCAATGGAATCGTATGACTATCTTTGCCGCCGGGCCTATTATCCGCGTGTTTCTGAATCATCAGCCGATGATTAATATGGACCTGCGGCAGTGGACAACCGCTCATCAAAATCCGGACGGCTCATCCAACAAATTTGACATTGCCTACAAAGACCTGCCGCCGGAGGGATACATCGGTTTTCAGGACCATGGGTTCCCTGTGGAATATCGGAATATTAAGATTCGTGAACTGAACTGAAAGGGAGGTTGCAGATTCGGATGAGTCATTCCATCAATAGAAGAGAGTTTGTGAAAGCAACTGCCGCTATTGGAGCGGGGCTTTTTGTTTCCGGCAAGGCGCTCGGAGCGGACGGCAAAAAAGATGTTCTTAATGTGGCCTTTATCGGAGCCGGAGCGCAGGGCCAGGCCCTTCTGGATGCGGCGATTAAACTGGGACCGGAGGCAAACATCCGCATTCTGGCGATTTGCGACATCTGGGAGCAGGTCAATCTTCGGCGGGTTTCGCGGCGTGTGCAGGCCTACAAGGCCGCTTATGGTCACGAGGGCAGACCGTATGTAGATTATAAGGAAATGCTCGACAAAGAGACGGATTTGGACGCCGTTTTTATCGCCACACCCGATTTCTGGCATGCTGAACAAACGGTTGCCTGTCTGGAAAGAGGGCTTCACGTCTATTGTGAAAAGGAAATGAGCAATACGCTTGAAGGGGCCCGACGGATGCTCGAGGCCGCCCGCCGAACCGGCAAACTGCTGCAAATCGGGCATCAGCGTCGAAGCAACCCGCGCTATCGGTACTGCTATGAGAAATATATTCAGGAAGCCAAACTTCTCGGGCAGATAACCACCGTTAACGGCCAGTGGAATCGAAGCAAGGCCTCCTGCGAGGACCTGGACTGGCCGGCCGGCTCGGAAATCCCGGAGTC contains these protein-coding regions:
- a CDS encoding DUF1080 domain-containing protein, whose product is MMRTILLSAVVIMFSLTAQLRSMVIPADVYEGWRFGMQAWTMKDKTLFETIDQAAALGLRWLEAFPGQRISPEISDGFGPEISAELRGKVLEKLQRTGIQIKTFGVYGFPSEEAQMRKTFEFAKAMGIEVILSEPSLDQFDLLDRLAQEYQIRVAIHNHPQPTRYWNPEIVYAICKDRSDWIGAAPDIGHWVRSGIDPVEWLQKLSGQIYNVHLKEIDEGKDLIWGQGKNRIGAALVQLHKQGYQGPLILEYENHWDEDYVPQLRQCIAFYTQEAVRLASERWPSLLKDDLSNAVLNPGSWTYQNGVLSRKGKGDIWTQGKYKDFILDFDFKVEKNTNSGVFLRAAERTWLPWIEVQIMDSYGKPVDRRETCGAIYDILAPQNNPVNPAGQWNRMTIFAAGPIIRVFLNHQPMINMDLRQWTTAHQNPDGSSNKFDIAYKDLPPEGYIGFQDHGFPVEYRNIKIRELN